The following proteins are encoded in a genomic region of Cherax quadricarinatus isolate ZL_2023a chromosome 5, ASM3850222v1, whole genome shotgun sequence:
- the LOC138854990 gene encoding MATH and LRR domain-containing protein PFE0570w-like, with product MKKTMEAHHKKVKNTRNKVDDNEKKTGINTLNKSIDTIHNQTKTELSKGRQSTIDDWLLKSRPGCVRRVMVSNNEEALPRNNSEAVSECSDSKKFSNSHADQKKSLNKMRRVSFSLSACNISEQKVYHKITPRNKNDEVYEKDGDIQTPSNISNIISITYKKSRTANDNISTHKTSLQGFHRTKINKTLQNEHQQIHSLGNLAMNPLPLSSANHEQIKLVGGNSYSSSDNDDFVTSPQGHNSFSDSDEMTVTSNNMAIENTNIKLKRKTKTKISSSPDSVSKSVSGERESKVKKKTDVQITHGDEINVEEVSNCGNRDISLSHSLKTPLDDNTSQVTDSFINTKYTFKSMNCEASKLKLHNPAVSPRNKILKLCESEDDFEEEPHNITNRKLTKKIRTKILKCHNRENKSKNIVPQATGCQHIQKGFPNRSEEKLTNCSLQDLQYLSTGFQSSSHKGKWLTYNKESTNTNSYNHNLGKRSLLSTDLNDSKIIIAGNNKKRKYSERSSKNTSKRAFHIREDEKRMPIIEKPADICMETYVEKAPSPISYVSDIDIPQNLSSENHLLPLTKGTSGFIDKNKSDSKKSEASGITSSGKVRKKSRLQLYCEVESEEPKVTVSQTSASHLCNTSDNLPNKNIVLPSLKHKQQKHVEGLHHSSNKYDVLTHPGENTCCIKNNKLTLSSSDSNIFKNKKKKKRGNEINNTSTRITKTKDNMNKIVNGDGASKTVKNVEVHGKTCVVKPYAKEAHTFTSSVPDTEVLSNQNVTRNKAGEAHKANINEFAEEPHTSSNTRKIIKKKKDILKESHQIESKECEDIVFPQSLISTHDKVMMESDGELTNMSSQCLGFTPSNKVQHCHTNSYLLKEAPLLLTPGDKPKTDEGNGLSSLDKEFVRYPVGTLDLTENDELAKMVNDGLKQTREICDEISNVKKSVGDSFVASVLKNDYLIPDSNVKGNAEASMERSDDEVVIENVPSPISSCPNIEIPLSWGTINSFFSVDMNSNEDDVNIENNVNMNKRSDILASQSGRQTEGFIDKDKGGCCEVYRKSSQEQSSQDRHTNNKTLTLASSDSNIFKNNKEKRGNQINNTSTRIAKTKDNMNKTVNENGTSKTVKNVEVHGKTCVVKPYAKEAHTFTSSVPDIEVFSNQNVTRNKAGEVHKANINEFAEEPHTSSNTRKIIKKKKDILKESHQIESKECEDIVFPQSLISTHDKVMMKSDGELTNMSSQCLGFTPSNKVQHCHTNSYLLKEAPLLLTPGDKPKRDEGNGLTSLDKEFVRYPVGTLDLTENDELAKMVNDGLKQTREICDEISNVKKSVGDSFVASVLKNDYLIPDSNVKGNAEASMERSDDEVVIENVPSPISSCPNIEIPLSWKSINSFFSVDMNSNEDDVNIENNANMNMRSDILASQSGRQTEGFIDKDEGGCCEVYRKSSQEQSFQDRHTNNKTCVSENSFETFLNKGCEDWSNISNISQCKVAAACHKQTQAHMHNVDGWVCRQFSGTTRFICLSRSADRLNVETGSLFTDIYIVIKNENGSTISEKFTLNVPFVDSDVDD from the coding sequence CCTTGAACAAAAGCATAGATACTATACATAATCAAACAAAAACAGAACTTTCAAAAGGCAGACAAAGTACCATTGATGATTGGTTGTTAAAAAGTAGACCAGGATGTGTAAGACGAGTGATGGTCAGTAATAATGAAGAAGCACTTCCTAGAAACAACAGTGAGGCAGTGTCTGAGTGTAGTGATTCTAAGAAGTTTTCAAACAGTCATGCTGATCAGAAAAAGAGTTTAAATAAGATGCGCCGTGTTTCCTTTAGCCTCAGTGCATGTAACATCTCAGAACAAAAGGTATATCATAAAATAACACCAAGAAATAAAAATGATGAAGTGTATGAAAAAGATGGAGACATACAGACTCCATCTAACATAAGTAATATAATCAGTATCACATATAAAAAATCACGAACAGCCAACGATAATATTTCGACACATAAAACAAGCCTTCAGGGTTTTCATAGAACAAAAATAAATAAGACACTTCAAAATGAACACCAACAGATTCATTCTTTAGGCAACTTGGCCATGAATCCTTTACCTTTGTCATCAGCAAACCATGAACAGATCAAGCTTGTTGGAGGAAATAGTTATTCTAGTTCAGATAATGATGACTTTGTCACAAGCCCTCAAGGACATAATAGttttagtgacagtgatgaaatgACTGTAACTAGTAATAACATGGCAATAGAAAATACCAACATTAAGCTAAAGAGAAAAACAAAGACAAAAATTTCTTCTTCACCTGACAGTGTGAGCAAAAGTGTGAGtggagagagagaatcaaaagtCAAAAAGAAAACTGATGTGCAAATTACTCATGGTGATGAAATTAATGTAGAGGAGGTGTCTAATTGTGGTAACAGGGACATTTCTCTGAGTCATAGTTTGAAAACTCCATTAGATGACAACACTTCACAGGTCACTGACTCTTTTATTAACACTAAATACACATTTAAATCCATGAACTGTGAAGCTTCAAAACTGAAGCTACATAATCCAGCAGTTTCACCAAGAAATAAGATTTTAAAATTATGTGAATCAGAAGATGATTTTGAAGAGGAGCCACACAACATAACCAACAGAAAATTAACAAAGAAAATAAGGACTAAAATACTAAAGTGCCATAACAGAGAAAATAAAAGCAAGAATATTGTTCCACAGGCTACAGGATGTCAGCATATTCAAAAGGGATTTCCTAATAGATCAGAGGAAAAGCTTACTAATTGTTCTTTGCAGGATCTCCAATACCTCTCAACAGGTTTTCAGTCTTCTTCACATAAAGGAAAATGGCTCACATACAATAAAGAGAGTACCAATACTAATTCATATAATCATAACTTGGGTAAAAGATCCCTATTGAGCACAGATTTGAATGATAGTAAAATAATTATTGCTGGTAATAATAAAAAGAGGAAATATTCAGAGAGAAGCAGTAAAAATACATCAAAAAGGGCTTTTCATATAAGGGAAGATGAGAAGAGAATGCCCATAATAGAAAAGCCTGCTGACATATGTATGGAAACCTATGTTGAAAAAGCCCCCTCTCCAATATCATATGTATCTGACATAGATATTCCCCAGAATCTTAGTTCAGAAAATCATTTGTTACCTTTAACAAAAGGCACCAGTGGTTTTATTGATAAGAATAAATCTGACTCCAAAAAAAGTGAAGCCTCAGGCATTACATCCAGTGGAAAAGTAAGAAAGAAGAGTAGATTGCAACTGTATTGTGAGGTAGAAAGTGAAGAACCTAAAGTGACTGTTTCTCAAACTTCTGCAAGTCATTTATGTAATACATCAGACAACTTGCCAAATAAAAATATAGTTTTACCATCACTGAAACATAAGCAGCAGAAACATGTTGAAGGACTTCACCATAGTTCAAATAAGTATGATGTTCTCACACATCCTGGAGAAAACACTTGctgcattaaaaacaataaattgACTTTatccagtagtgatagtaatatatttaaaaataagaaaaagaaaaagagaggcAATGAAATAAATAATACATCAACTAGAATTACTAAAACAAAGGATAATATGAACAAAATTGTGAATGGAGATGGGGCCTCAAAAACTGTGAAAAATGTAGAAGTACATGGGAAAACCTGTGTGGTTAAACCTTATGCAAAAGAGGCACATACTTTTACATCAAGTGTTCCTGACACTGAAGTTCTTTCAAACCAGAACGTAACAAGAAATAAAGCTGGTGAAGCACACAAGGCAAATATAAATGAGTTTGCAGAGGAGCCACATACTTCATCAAACACTAGGAAAATAATAAAGAAAAAGAAGGATATATTGAAAGAGTCACATCAAATAGAAAGTAAAGAATGTGAAGATATTGTGTTTCCACAGTCATTAATATCTACACATGATAAAGTGATGATGGAATCAGATGGAGAGCTTACTAATATGTCTTCACAGTGTCTTGGCTTCACACCTTCAAACAAAGTTCAGCATTGTCATACTAATAGTTATTTACTAAAGGAAGCTCCATTGTTGTTGACACCAGGTGATAAACCTAAAACGGATGAAGGAAATGGTCTTAGTAGTTTAGATAAGGAGTTTGTCAGATATCCTGTAGGGACTCTTGATTTGACTGAAAATGATGAATTGGCCAAAATGGTTAATGATGGCCTGAAACAAACTCGTGAAATATGTGATGAAATTAGTAATGTTAAAAAATCTGTTGGAGACAGTTTTGTAGCCAGTGTTTTAAAAAATGATTATTTAATTCCAGACTCTAATGTTAAAGGAAATGCAGAAGCAAGTATGGAAAGGTCTGATGATGAAGTTGTTATAGAAAATGTTCCTTCTCCTATATCCAGTTGTCCCAATATTGAGATTCCTTTAAGTTGGGGAACCATTAACTCTTTTTTCTCTGTTGACATGAATAGTAATGAAGATGATGTTAATATAGAAAATAATGTAAACATGAACAAGAGATCAGACATCTTAGCAAGCCAGTCAGGAAGACAGACTGAGGGTTTTATAGACAAAGATaaaggtgggtgttgtgaagtATATAGAAAGAGTTCCCAGGAGCAAAGTTCTCAAGACAGACACACAAATAACAAAACATTGACTCTAGCCAGTAGTGATAgtaatatatttaaaaataataaggAAAAGAGAGGCAATCAAATAAATAATACATCAACTAGAATTGCTAAAACAAAAGATAATATGAACAAAACTGTGAATGAAAATGGAACCTCTAAAACTGTGAAAAATGTAGAAGTACATGGGAAAACCTGTGTGGTTAAACCTTATGCAAAAGAGGCACATACTTTTACATCAAGTGTTCCTGACATTGAAGTTTTTTCGAACCAGAATGTAACAAGAAATAAAGCTGGTGAAGTACACAAAGCAAATATAAACGAGTTTGCAGAGGAGCCACATACTTCATCAAACACTAGGAAAATAATAAAGAAAAAGAAGGATATATTGAAAGAGTCACATCAAATAGAAAGTAAAGAATGTGAAGATATTGTGTTTCCACAGTCATTAATATCTACACATGATAAAGTGATGATGAAATCAGATGGAGAACTTACTAATATGTCTTCACAGTGTCTTGGCTTCACACCTTCAAACAAAGTTCAGCATTGTCATACTAATAGTTATTTACTAAAGGAAGCTCCATTGTTGTTGACACCAGGTGATAAACCTAAAAGGGATGAAGGAAATGGTCTTACTAGTTTAGATAAGGAGTTTGTCAGATATCCTGTAGGGACTCTTGATTTGACTGAAAATGATGAATTGGCCAAAATGGTTAATGATGGCCTGAAACAAACTCGCGAAATATGTGATGAAATTAGTAATGTTAAAAAGTCTGTTGGAGACAGTTTTGTAGCCAGTGTTTTAAAAAATGATTATTTAATTCCAGACTCTAATGTTAAAGGAAATGCAGAAGCAAGTATGGAAAGGTCTGATGATGAAGTTGTTATAGAAAATGTTCCTTCTCCTATATCCAGTTGTCCCAATATTGAGATTCCTTTAAGTTGGAAATCCATTAATTCTTTTTTCTCTGTTGACATGAACAGTAATGAAGATGATGTTAATATAGAAAATAATGCAAACATGAACATGAGATCAGACATCTTAGCAAGCCAGTCAGGAAGACAGACTGAGGGTTTTATTGACAAAGATgaaggtgggtgttgtgaagtATATAGAAAGAGTTCCCAGGAGCAAAGCTTTCAAGACAGACACACAAATAACAAAACATGTGTCAGTGAAAACAGTTTTGAAACATTCCTAAATAAAGGATGTGAAGATTGgtcaaatataagcaatatttCACAGTGCAAAGTAGCTGCTGCTTGTCACAAGCAGACCCAAGCCCATATGCATAATgtagatgggtgggtgtgtaggcaGTTTTCAGGTACCACTAGATTTATTTGCCTCAGTCGTAGTGCTGACAGGTTGAATGTAGAAACTGGTTCTTTATTTACAgacatatatatagttataaagaATGAAAATGGTAGTACTATTAGTGAAAAATTTACACTGAATGTGCCATTTGTAGATTCAGATGTTGATgattaa